The following proteins are encoded in a genomic region of Magnolia sinica isolate HGM2019 chromosome 1, MsV1, whole genome shotgun sequence:
- the LOC131255784 gene encoding GTP-binding nuclear protein Ran1B-like, producing the protein MALPNQQQVEYPSFKLVIVGDGGTGKTTFVKRHLTGEFEKKYEPTIGVEVHPLDFFTNCGKIRFYCWDTAGQEKFGGLRDGYYIHGQCAIIMFDVTARLTYKNVPTWHRDLCRVCENIPIVLCGNKVDVKNRQVKAKQVTFHRKKNLQYYEISAKSNYNFEKPFLYLARKLAGDPSLHFVESPALAPPEVQIDMATQRQHEDELAAAAAHPLPDDDDDVFD; encoded by the exons atg GCACTTCCGAACCAGCAGCAGGTTGAGTACCCGAGCTTCAAGCTCGTCATCGTCGGAGATGGCGGCACTGGAAAGACTACTTTCGTCAAACGCCATCTCACCGGTGAATTCGAGAAGAAATACGAGC CAACGATTGGCGTCGAAGTACATCCGTTGGATTTCTTCACGAACTGCGGCAAGATCCGATTCTATTGCTGGGATACAGCTGGCCAGGAGAAGTTCGGCGGGCTCAGAGATGGCTATTA CATTCATGGACAATGTGCAATCATCATGTTCGATGTCACAGCTCGCTTGACATACAAAAATGTTCCTACATGGCACCGGGACCTTTGCCG GGTGTGTGAGAATATACCAATTGTTCTGTGTGGCAACAAGGTTGATGTCAAGAACAGGCAGGTGAAAGCAAAGCAGGTGACATTCCACAGGAAGAAGAATCTTCAATATTATGAGATCTCTGCAAAGAGCAATTACAATTTTGAGAAGCCATTCCTCTATCTTGCTAGAAAGCTTGCAGG GGATCCTAGTCTCCACTTTGTTGAGTCCCCTGCCCTTGCTCCTCCAGAAGTTCAGATTGACATGGCTACACAGCGACA GCACGAGGACGAACTCGCTGCGGCAGCTGCACATCCTCttcctgatgatgatgatgatgtgtttgACTAG